A genomic window from Candidatus Obscuribacterales bacterium includes:
- a CDS encoding VOC family protein → MQVNPYLFFDGQCEEAFKFYHQVLGGDLCAMMPFAGSPAEADVPPEWATKIMHTQLTLGNWAIMGSDCPPGSYEIPKGFSVSLQIPDPDKAETIFQALSEGGNIQMPLEKTFWAQRFGMAIDKFGTPWMINCE, encoded by the coding sequence ATGCAAGTTAATCCTTACCTATTCTTTGACGGTCAATGTGAAGAAGCCTTCAAGTTTTATCACCAAGTCTTGGGTGGAGACCTTTGTGCTATGATGCCGTTTGCTGGTTCGCCTGCCGAAGCCGACGTGCCACCAGAATGGGCAACCAAAATCATGCATACTCAACTTACCTTGGGCAACTGGGCCATTATGGGATCAGACTGCCCTCCCGGAAGTTATGAGATTCCCAAGGGATTCTCGGTTTCACTGCAAATTCCTGATCCAGACAAAGCCGAGACTATCTTTCAAGCTCTATCGGAAGGTGGCAACATTCAAATGCCCTTAGAAAAAACCTTCTGGGCACAACGATTCGGTATGGCGATCGATAAATTTGGCACTCCCTGGATGATCAACTGTGAGTAG
- a CDS encoding GNAT family N-acetyltransferase produces the protein MSESGIIAFRPATLADAALLRHWDAQPHIIASHGGDDWGWEVELARTPIWREQWIAELDGRPIGFVQIIDPAQEDSHYWGDVPDHLRAIDIWIGEATELGKGYGTNMMQIALSRCFANPEITAVLIDPLTSNTRAHCFYQRFGFQFLEHRRFGDDHCSVYRLDRATWSKFNAKSL, from the coding sequence CGCGGCGCTTCTCCGTCATTGGGATGCCCAGCCCCACATCATCGCTAGCCACGGCGGTGATGACTGGGGTTGGGAGGTGGAGCTAGCCCGCACCCCCATTTGGCGTGAGCAATGGATTGCAGAGCTAGACGGTCGCCCCATTGGTTTTGTTCAAATCATTGACCCTGCTCAAGAAGATAGCCACTACTGGGGCGATGTGCCTGACCATCTGCGGGCGATCGACATTTGGATAGGGGAGGCGACAGAGTTGGGTAAGGGCTACGGCACCAACATGATGCAGATAGCTCTGTCCCGCTGCTTTGCCAACCCTGAGATAACTGCTGTTCTGATTGATCCGTTAACCAGTAATACCCGCGCCCACTGCTTTTATCAGCGTTTCGGCTTCCAGTTTTTGGAGCATCGACGCTTTGGTGACGATCACTGTTCTGTTTATCGCCTAGATCGAGCCACGTGGTCTAAGTTCAACGCTAAGTCCTTGTAG